In Lepus europaeus isolate LE1 chromosome 9, mLepTim1.pri, whole genome shotgun sequence, the following are encoded in one genomic region:
- the LOC133766492 gene encoding IQ domain-containing protein F2-like, with protein sequence MGVRFCVDGHFMIIEFEDTEEITVWRQLEKKKRMKDLKRKGIAAIRIQAWWRGTLVRRTLLHMALRAWIIQCWWRLTLLKLLERKRREALLVYAQRERAVIKLQSLVRMWRVHWRYRQVLNAIYVIQCHWQCHNCQTCALLRGHCVVTATHLQFHIEIINS encoded by the exons ATGGGGGTTCGATTTTGT GTCGATGGCCACTTCATGATAATTGAGTTTGAAGATACTGAAGAAATAACTGTATGGCgtcaattagagaagaaaaagagaatg aaagatttgaaaagaaaaggaatcGCAGCCATACGGATCCAGGCGTGGTGGCGCGGCACCCTGGTGCGCCGCACACTGCTGCACATGGCCCTCAGGGCCTGGATCATCCAGTGCTGGTGGCGGCTGACGCTGCTCAAGCTGCTGGAGAGGAAGCGGCGAGAGGCCCTGCTGGTCTACGCTCAGCGAGAGAGGGCGGTGATCAAGCTGCAGTCCCTGGTCCGCATGTGGCGCGTCCACTGGCGATACCGCCAGGTGCTCAATGCCATCTACGTCATCCAGTGCCACTGGCAGTGCCACAACTGCCAGACGTGCGCTCTTCTCCGGGGCCACTGTGTGGTCACCGCCACCCACCTGCAGTTCCACATTGAGATCATCAACTCCTAA
- the LOC133766241 gene encoding IQ domain-containing protein F5-like: MASVLSRFLLQGPKRNTNTNTANASAAVVIQAWWRGTLVRRTLLHAALRAWVIQCWWRHKLAKLMELRRRTTLEFFARQELAVVRVQSWVRMWCIRQRYCRLLNAVRIIQVYWRWHNCHTRGFIQGDYELKEDRLNIQLEISLGSQACKVQQCIPLPIKE, from the coding sequence ATGGCATCAGTGCTCTCTCGTTTTCTTTTGCAAGGTCCAAAAAGGAACACCAACACCAACACGGCAAATGCGTCAGCGGCAGTGGTCATCCAGGCCTGGTGGCGCGGCACCCTGGTGCGCCGCACGCTGCTGCACGCCGCCCTCAGAGCTTGGGTCATTCAGTGCTGGTGGAGGCACAAGTTGGCAAAGCTGATGGAGTTGAGGCGGCGGACAACACTGGAGTTCTTTGCCCGGCAAGAATTGGCGGTTGTCCGGGTGCAGTCCTGGGTCCGCATGTGGTGCATACGCCAGCGGTACTGCCGGTTGCTCAATGCCGTTCGTATCATCCAGGTCTATTGGCGCTGGCACAATTGTCATACCCGTGGCTTTATTCAGGGTGACTATGAACTCAAAGAAGACCGACTGAATATTCAGCTTGAAATCTCTCTGGGCTCACAAGCTTGTAAGGTACAACAGTGCATACCCCTTCCAATAAAAGAATGA